From Budorcas taxicolor isolate Tak-1 chromosome 19, Takin1.1, whole genome shotgun sequence, the proteins below share one genomic window:
- the RUNDC3A gene encoding RUN domain-containing protein 3A has product MEASFVQTTMALGLSSKKASSRNVAVERRNLITVCRFSVKTLLEKYTTEPIDDSSEEFVNFAAILEQILSHRFKGPVSWFSSDGQRGFWDYIRLACSKVPNNCVSSIENMENISTARAKGRAWIRVALMEKRMSEYITTALRDTRTTRRFYDSGAIMMREEATVLTGMLIGLSAIDFSFCLKGEVLDGKTPVVIDYTPYLKFTQSYDYLTDEEERHSAESSTSEDNSPEHPYLPLVTDEDSWYSKWHKMEQKFRIVYAQKGYLEELVRLRESQLKDLEAENRRLQLQLEEAAAQNQREKRELEGVILELQEQLTGLIPGDHAPLAQGSKDLTTRLVNQWPSLGTLSGAEGANNPKLYRRHSFMSTEPLSAEASLSSDSQRLGEGKRDEEPWGPIGKDPTPSMLGLCGSLASIPSCKSLASFKSNECLVSDSPEGSPALSPS; this is encoded by the exons ATGGAAGCGAGCTTTGTCCAGACCACCATGGCTCTGGGGTTGTCCTCCAAGAAAGCGTCTTCCCGCAATGTGGCCGTGGAGCGCAGGAACCTGATCACCGTGTGCAG GTTCTCTGTGAAAACCCTGCTGGAGAAGTACACAACGGAGCCCATCGATGACTCATCCGAGGAGTTTGTGAATTTCGCAGCCATCTTAGAGCAGATTCTCAGCCACCGTTTCAAAG GTCCGGTGAGCTGGTTCAGCTCAGATGGGCAGCGAGGCTTTTGGGACTACATCCGCCTGGCCTGCAGCAAAGTGCCCAACAACTGTGTGAGCAGCATCGAGAACATGGAAAACATCAGTACTGCCCGGGCCAAG GGCCGGGCATGGATCCGGGTGGCACTGATGGAGAAACGCATGTCGGAATACATCACCACAGCCCTGCGGGACACTCGGACCACCAG acGCTTCTACGACTCAGGAGCCATCATGATGCGGGAGGAAGCCACGGTCCTCACTGGGATGCTGATCGGACTGAGCGCCATAGACTTCAG CTTCTGCCTAAAGGGCGAAGTGCTGGACGGGAAGACCCCCGTGGTCATCGACTACACGCCCTACCTAAAGTTCACTCAGAG CTACGACTACTTGACGGACGAGGAGGAGCGGCACAGCGCCGAGAGCAGCACGAGCGAGGACAACTCGCCCGAGCACCCGTACCTGCCGCTCGTCACCGACGAGGACAGCTGGTACAGCAAGTGGCACAAGATGGAACAGAAGTTCCGCATTGTCTACGCGCAGAAG GGCTACCTGGAGGAGCTGGTGCGTCTGCGCGAGTCGCAGCTGAAGGACCTGGAGGCGGAGAACCGGCGGCTGCAACTGCAGCTGGAGGAGGCGGCGGCGCAGAACCAGCGGGAGAAGCGGGAGCTGGAAGGCGTGATCCTGGAGCTGCAGGAGCAGCT gacaggtctgatccctggtgaCCACGCCCCCCTGGCCCAGGGTTCCAAGGACCTCACCACACGCCTGGTCAACCAATGGCCATCACTGGGCACACTCAGTGGGGCCGAGGGTGCCAACAACCCCAAGCTCTACCGGAG ACACAGTTTCATGAGCACGGAGCCCCTGTCTGCTGAAGCCAGTCTAAGCTCGGACTCCCAGCGCCTGGGAGAGGGCAAGCGGGACGAGGAGCCCTGGGGCCCCATCG GGAAGGACCCCACGCCCTCCATGCTGGGCCTCTGCGGCTCCCTGGCCTCCATCCCCAGCTGCAAGTCCCTGGCGAGCTTCAAATCCAACGAGTGCCTGGTGAGCGACAGTCCGGAGGGCAGCCCGGCACTGAGCCCCAGCTGA
- the SLC25A39 gene encoding probable mitochondrial glutathione transporter SLC25A39 isoform X2: MADQDPGGISPLQQMVASGAGAVVTSLFMTPLDVVKVRLQSQRPSVASELMPPSRLWSLSYAKWKCLLYCSGVLEPLYLCPNGARCATWFQDPTRFTGTMDAFVKIVRHEGTRTLWSGLPATLVMTVPATAAYFTAYDQLKAFLCGRALTSDLYAPMVAGALARLGTVTVISPLELVRTKLQAQHLSYRELGTCVRAAVAQGGWRSLWLGWGPTALRDVPFSALYWFNYELVKSWLSGLRPKDQTSVGISFVAGGISGMVAATLTLPFDVVKTQRQVALGAVEAVRVMSPHTDSTWLLLRRILAESGTRGLFAGFLPRIIKAAPSCAIMISTYEFGKSFFQRLNREQLLSP; this comes from the exons ATGGCTGACCAGGACCCAGGGGGCATTAGCCCCCTCCAACAAATGGTGGCATCTGGCGCGGGGGCTGTGGTCACCTCCCTCTTCA TGACCCCCCTGGATGTGGTGAAGGTACGCTTGCAGTCTCAGCGCCCTTCAGTGGCCAGTG AGCTGATGCCTCCCTCCAGACTCTGGAGCCTCTCCTACGCCAAAT GGAAGTGCCTCCTGTACTGCAGTGGTGTCCTAGAGCCCCTCTACCTGTGCCCAAATGGTGCCCGCTGTGCCACCTGGTTTCAGGATCCCACTCGCTTCACTGGTACCATG GATGCTTTTGTGAAGATTGTGCGACATGAGGGTACCAGGACCCTGTGGAGCGGCCTCCCAGCCACCCT GGTGATGACTGTGCCAGCCACTGCCGCCTACTTCACCGCCTACGACCAACTCAAGGCCTTCCTGTGTGGTCGAgccctgacctctgacctctacGCTCCCATGGTGGCTGGCGCACTGGCTCGCT TGGGCACCGTGACTGTGATCAGCCCCCTAGAGCTGGTGCGGACAAAGCTGCAGGCTCAGCACTTATCATACCGGGAGCTGGGGACCTGTGTCCGAGCAGCTGTGGCTCAGGGTGGCTGGCGCTCACTCTGGCTGGGCTGGGGTCCCACTGCCCTTCGGGATGTGCCCTTCTCAG ctCTGTACTGGTTCAACTATGAGCTGGTGAAGAGCTGGCTGAGTGGGCTCAGGCCAAAGGACCAGACCTCCGTGGGCATCAGCTTTGTCGCTGGCGGCATCTCAGGGATG GTGGCAGCCACCCTGACTCTACCCTTCGACGTGGTGAAGACTCAGCGCCAGGTCGCGCTAGGAGCAGTGGAGGCTGTGAGAG TGATGTCTCCGCACACCGACTCCACGTGGCTGCTGCTCCGGAGGATCCTGGCCGAGTCAGGCACCAGGGGCCTCTTTGCAG GCTTCCTCCCGAGGATCATCAAGGCCGCCCCTTCCTGCGCCATCATGATCAGCACTTATGAGTTCGGCAAAAGCTTCTTCCAGAGGCTCAACAGGGAACAGCTTCTGAGCCCTTGA
- the SLC25A39 gene encoding probable mitochondrial glutathione transporter SLC25A39 isoform X1: MADQDPGGISPLQQMVASGAGAVVTSLFMTPLDVVKVRLQSQRPSVASELMPPSRLWSLSYAKLPSSLRSTGKCLLYCSGVLEPLYLCPNGARCATWFQDPTRFTGTMDAFVKIVRHEGTRTLWSGLPATLVMTVPATAAYFTAYDQLKAFLCGRALTSDLYAPMVAGALARLGTVTVISPLELVRTKLQAQHLSYRELGTCVRAAVAQGGWRSLWLGWGPTALRDVPFSALYWFNYELVKSWLSGLRPKDQTSVGISFVAGGISGMVAATLTLPFDVVKTQRQVALGAVEAVRVMSPHTDSTWLLLRRILAESGTRGLFAGFLPRIIKAAPSCAIMISTYEFGKSFFQRLNREQLLSP, translated from the exons ATGGCTGACCAGGACCCAGGGGGCATTAGCCCCCTCCAACAAATGGTGGCATCTGGCGCGGGGGCTGTGGTCACCTCCCTCTTCA TGACCCCCCTGGATGTGGTGAAGGTACGCTTGCAGTCTCAGCGCCCTTCAGTGGCCAGTG AGCTGATGCCTCCCTCCAGACTCTGGAGCCTCTCCTACGCCAAAT tGCCCTCCTCTCTCCGATCCACAGGGAAGTGCCTCCTGTACTGCAGTGGTGTCCTAGAGCCCCTCTACCTGTGCCCAAATGGTGCCCGCTGTGCCACCTGGTTTCAGGATCCCACTCGCTTCACTGGTACCATG GATGCTTTTGTGAAGATTGTGCGACATGAGGGTACCAGGACCCTGTGGAGCGGCCTCCCAGCCACCCT GGTGATGACTGTGCCAGCCACTGCCGCCTACTTCACCGCCTACGACCAACTCAAGGCCTTCCTGTGTGGTCGAgccctgacctctgacctctacGCTCCCATGGTGGCTGGCGCACTGGCTCGCT TGGGCACCGTGACTGTGATCAGCCCCCTAGAGCTGGTGCGGACAAAGCTGCAGGCTCAGCACTTATCATACCGGGAGCTGGGGACCTGTGTCCGAGCAGCTGTGGCTCAGGGTGGCTGGCGCTCACTCTGGCTGGGCTGGGGTCCCACTGCCCTTCGGGATGTGCCCTTCTCAG ctCTGTACTGGTTCAACTATGAGCTGGTGAAGAGCTGGCTGAGTGGGCTCAGGCCAAAGGACCAGACCTCCGTGGGCATCAGCTTTGTCGCTGGCGGCATCTCAGGGATG GTGGCAGCCACCCTGACTCTACCCTTCGACGTGGTGAAGACTCAGCGCCAGGTCGCGCTAGGAGCAGTGGAGGCTGTGAGAG TGATGTCTCCGCACACCGACTCCACGTGGCTGCTGCTCCGGAGGATCCTGGCCGAGTCAGGCACCAGGGGCCTCTTTGCAG GCTTCCTCCCGAGGATCATCAAGGCCGCCCCTTCCTGCGCCATCATGATCAGCACTTATGAGTTCGGCAAAAGCTTCTTCCAGAGGCTCAACAGGGAACAGCTTCTGAGCCCTTGA